The Toxorhynchites rutilus septentrionalis strain SRP chromosome 3, ASM2978413v1, whole genome shotgun sequence genome includes a region encoding these proteins:
- the LOC129777597 gene encoding mitochondrial fission 1 protein isoform X2, whose protein sequence is MEEVLNDIVSQEELAGVRLLEDLCVKNSDGKRDYIYYLAIAYTRLKEYSTAMKYVQAFLEIEPSNQQVIGLEEYIKKKMDIEGLKGVAMASGAALILGGILGIGFALAKK, encoded by the exons ATGGAAGAGGTTTTGAACGACATCGTCTCGCAAGAGGAGCTAGCG GGTGTCCGACTTTTGGAGGACTTATGCGTGAAGAATTCCGATGGCAAACGCGACTACATCTACTATCTGGCTATAGCATACACCAGACTGAAGGAATATTCGACCGCAATGAAATATGTGCAGGCCTTCTTGGAGATTGAACCCAGCAATCAGCAGGTAATCGGTCTGGAGGAGTACATCAAAAAGAAGATGGATATCGAAGGACTGAAAGGCGTCGCAATGGCAAGTGGTGCTGCACTGATTCTTGGAGGCATTCTAGGAATAGGTTTTGCGCTGGCAAAAAAATGA
- the LOC129777597 gene encoding mitochondrial fission 1 protein isoform X1 produces MEEVLNDIVSQEELAKFEKKYNQELNNKSLSHTTQFEYAWCLIRSNYTNDIKSGVRLLEDLCVKNSDGKRDYIYYLAIAYTRLKEYSTAMKYVQAFLEIEPSNQQVIGLEEYIKKKMDIEGLKGVAMASGAALILGGILGIGFALAKK; encoded by the exons ATGGAAGAGGTTTTGAACGACATCGTCTCGCAAGAGGAGCTAGCG AAATTCGAGAAAAAGTATAACCAAGAGCTGAATAACAAGAGCCTTTCCCATACCACACAATTTGAGTACGCTTGGTGTTTGATCAGGAGTAATTACACAAACGACATAAAAAGT GGTGTCCGACTTTTGGAGGACTTATGCGTGAAGAATTCCGATGGCAAACGCGACTACATCTACTATCTGGCTATAGCATACACCAGACTGAAGGAATATTCGACCGCAATGAAATATGTGCAGGCCTTCTTGGAGATTGAACCCAGCAATCAGCAGGTAATCGGTCTGGAGGAGTACATCAAAAAGAAGATGGATATCGAAGGACTGAAAGGCGTCGCAATGGCAAGTGGTGCTGCACTGATTCTTGGAGGCATTCTAGGAATAGGTTTTGCGCTGGCAAAAAAATGA